TTTGTTGTTCCAGTGTGGTTGATACGAACTTTGATTTAAAATCTTTGACCCGCGGAGTGTAATATAGTGTAATAATGATTATGTGGGTGACTTGGAAGTCATTGAACCTCTGTGCGGCGTGCTGACATTGTGAAATTTCCTTTAGGaagtatgtaaataaacatGAACGATATAGGTATTAAAATAGTGGAATCTCCGAAGGACCGGTTGGCAGAGGTGTCCCCGGGGGAGATAGCCAGCGAGAATGAGGTGGACCCCCTCTCTATTGACGAAGCTAAGGACCCTTTGTCGATAAATGACAAAGTCGGTGGGGAGAAGGAAAGCTGCGACGATGATGCCAATGCGTCTGTGAGTGAGACAGACAAGGATTATCACAGTTCGCAGCTCTGTGACACTGTTAAAGGTTCTATAGTCATAATTAATTCATTAGTTATAGTCCTTACAATTCTGGTGATCAGGCATGCTCATAAGTTGAATGCTATACATATTCTAAATAATCACCATCATCAGCCCATTTTGAATGGTGTACTGTTTACTTTTAGGAGGGGATTTGAAGCCTAAAACTTACCCACCTGAAGAGAAAAGTCCTGTTTTTTACAAAGTGTCATTTAAAATGGGCTGGTTgtggtgtattttatttaatattggcgatattaatactatttttatcttGCTTTTAACTGCTATGTTGCATCAGCTGATTTGCTATAACTGTAGTGAATTGGTCATCATTTAATCAAATGGCAACATGTGAACATGCAATCAGcagtcaatattaattaatatcacataattaacaataaataaatgaaagataaaaaatattaatttgaatgtGGTGGTAGTATATATACAGGTCATTGATGGTGTAGTAGTAATGCATAATCAACTCAGACCAATAACCGTAGGAcgtgcctcgctagatgttacccctctgtcaaaagtataagATCACGATCTAATGTGTTCATACAAACTATAGGATATTGAGTTAAAAtacatgtgtgtgtattacgatttaaatttaaagttgtgtgtattgtttggacacaagatatatttattgatgttaaatatattcaatgtatgTTTACCTCttccccctcaaaaaacaacAGAtcattttgttggtgaatttgagtgtgatacaagtccaaaggtaattggtctgagataatCAACAAAATCCAGTTATACACAGTATTGGACTAACCTATCAAGACTATATACTGACTGACAGTGAAACACACCTTTTCAATAGTCTAATATCAACATGGGAAGTGGAAATGATATCTGTCATCTATCTATCATCCATCTAGCCATAATCAGTATCTCATGTTATAATTTCAAACTGAAATAGATTTATTGGTGCAGACTGTAACTTGGTCTATTACATTAGTTGTAAAATTGCAGAAGTTCAACTAAAAGAGGTGGATAGCCCTGTAACCATAATAGAAGAAAATGTAGTAGCTTTAGAAACTACATATGAAGCAAATAAGTTGGGGGTCATTGAAATTGTAGAGGCAAAAGATACAGATGACCCGATCGAGGTAAATGAGAAAGAGGCTCCGCAAGTGAGTAAAGGTGCAAAGTTAGATGACAAATTGCCAGTGGAGCCAGATGTGGAGATGACAGAAGTACCAGTTGGGAAGGTTGATAAGAATCTCAAATCCAATTTACAACCTGTGAATGGAGATATTAGCAAGGTAAGTCAACTCATACAGAAGGAGTAGTAGTTTAGAACCCATCAAatgatttacataataataattagcggGCTCTTGTGTCtgtgtaaaattcagttttttacaaatccagtGGACtctttcaggataaaaagtagcttatatgttgctCGATTTCCTGCTCTATCTTCTTGTGAAAGATGTATTTAAATTGGTTTAGAGAGTAGTCCAGGCAAACAgacaaaatgtttaataaaacttgattgtgttttacttGTAGTTTCATATATAATGCGAAAACCATGGTTATTCTGAAATTTTGAGAGTCAGGcacttaaatttcatttaaatgtatTCATTAGCTTTTTCTAATGAATAAATGATATATGAATGaatcttttatatattgtagTAGCTGCCTATAAATGTATAGTTTCTTCTCCAGGATGAACAGTCAGGTAAAAGGCGTGCAAGTGAAGATGTGGACAAAGACTCGCCACTCAAGAAGCTATGTGCTGAAGTGGAGAAGACCTTCCCACAGCACGACACAATGATAAATGACTACATACAAACAGCTACGAAAAACAACATTGACGAAATACAGAGGCACACTGAACAACTATTATCAGAGATACAAACTTTAAGGGAACTTGCACAAAAGAAGGAACACGAATGGAATAATATACTACATCTCAAAAAAgttaaagaggaaatattacTGAGGCTATTGAGAAGAAAACAGGTATTGTCATTTGAAAAGAATGCAGAAGTCAATGGCTCTGAACGTACTGATCCATTTGACTATCTAAACCAAGCAAAGAATTTAGCCATAGATAAAAGTGATGAGATATCTGGCTTGTCTATCAAACAGCCGGGGTCTATGGTCAATCCGATGATACAGCCTATCATGCCAGTGACGTCACATTTCAATCCAATGTCAGGTCTGCCTCCTCCGTATGATAAAGCAGCCCATATGCAAGCGATGCCAAAACCAGTCTTCCCCCAAGCGTTGATGATGCCAGGACCTATGCCCGTGTATCCTAGAGACATGAATGGGCAACTGACGAATAGCTACGGTTTGCCAATGGGGCGACAGGGGCCCACAAAAGATGTGAAGTCAATAATAGCAGACTACAGGCAAAGGAACCCCGATATCACGCCGCGGCGCGGTAGGAGGATGAAGAGCATGGTCAACCCGAACATGATGAACACGCCGCGACCTATTGCCCCGAAAATGGACAACATGAACAATTTGAGTAACCTCAACATGCTATTTAATAATTTGGATATGgtaagtagattttttttaacttacatATAAGGTACTTAAATCAGACAGATTATAGCAGAAGCAGTTCTatatacacacacacgcacacgcacacatacacatacacacagaTGCACATACacatgtttttagttttatttatacctaccctctattattcattttaaatatgaacAGCGGAGACACAGGagttttaaattcttaaaagaagcatttaattatttgttactaaaataaactatatttttttatacatattataaaaaaagacgCTTCTGTGTGTTTGTAAAGTTAATAAAGTTGAAGACTACTAAACaaattttcatgcggtttcCACCAATAGGTATAGTGAATTATGAGGATCGTGAATTTCTCTTTTATAGATTTACAAAAAAGTCTGCGAGttcatatatctatatattaaggATAACTTactgtattaattttatttcctaaatcaaaagcACATACAATGAAAGTTTAAGTAAGTAcactaacataaaaaaattgtatgttcGACATTTTCCCCTCCTATTTTGAAGGAGGTTAGTCATATGACAGATTTCAAGGGCATGTAACTATAATTTAACCCACTGAAACTAAAGTAATGGTCGGTTAAAACTGAGCATTACTTAGTAGCAAGCAACAAGCTTGCCAGGAATCGTATTTATTGAATTGATGTAACGGCCGAGACACGAAGCGCTGGAATTGGGTCAGGGATTGGGAGTGATGTGACTTCGACACTCAATGCTATTGAATTACGATATTTCTCTTTTGGCCACTTACCGTGCACCTTACGAGAAATTAATGgagcaatagggtagttgactcatcaaatttttatatttatcaatcctacttcctactaatattataaacgcgaaagtttgtatggatgtttgttactctttaacgccgctatgacaggctacttatatacccattgttaaatggtgataaactaaaaaaggataaacctggctgagttagttgtgggctcttctcggaccaaggcgcgtttggaaccctcgtaactttaattttaagttttcgaataattattaacaccattatcttaagtttaatattattacctgacgtttcgaaagagcttgtaaactaaacctatttgaaataaatgaattttgattttgactttgactttgctacaactaaagcgatttggctgaaatttagaatggaaatagattttactctgaattaacacatagactactttttatccacaaaaaatccatggtttcccgagctTAGCcataactgatgattttgatgatatgaatgtttgttactctttcacacctcaactactaaaccgaatttattgaaatttggtattgagatatattatagcctggattaacacataggctaaaaaTTGATGGTTCCTGAGGCTAAAAATtgatggttcccgagggatttgtgaaaaactaaatacgacgcgaacgaagtcgcgtgcgtccgcaaGTATGaaaagaagagtttgtttgtttgttcggttgaatgcgctaatctcaggatctactggtccgatttgaaaaattatttcagtgttagatagcccatttatcgaggaaggctataggctatatatcacgcgggtgaatccgtgcggcgtcagctaatctattaataattaacgtttttctaattatagGTTTTTATAATATGGACACGATATACCATTTAGAAATCCTCTttatgagcccttgaatttgatacccatatcacaATATTCTATAGAgtctatagcatctcacagtcgtcgtgtaggttttttttaacttcacctatctagGAACACTTGGGTTGTTAAAACGAAATCtacgatatcttaattatttaACAGTTAAGCGGTTtgaaagttatgaggtaataaagaatattgcaTACATACCAGTGGCaaaggatgaaattttgacgaagctaagccgtcccaaagaaaaggatatTCATACCGCTTGGTACAAACTTGGTAAAAATTCTAGTTTCTCATACATCCGtacaaattaattacaataatgaatatgtatgtatggatttttacttacatacatacatataagatACGCGCCAataacataacccttcttgcagtcgggtaaatagCAAGGCGGCACAACACTACACTCTTATATCTATTTATAGAACCAGAAAGCAATGCTGGAACGGCTTCAGCAAATCCAAACGGGAACTCTTCCAAATGGGCTCTCCTTCAAGGATGTGCTGGTACAGTTCGCCAACATGCAGCAGTCCAACGCTGGCTCCATGCCCAACAGGCCGTTGGACCTCAACAGACCAGAGCACCACAGACCAGACCTGCCGCGACCAGAGAGGAGGAGGGAGAGACCCCAGGAGGAAGCACATACGTCTGTGAAGCAACCGGAGAGGGTGGCAACTGCAAGTCCTAGGTATGTGTTGTTtatttagtcttttttttttaattctatataagttagcctttgactacaatctcaactcaaactcaaacacaactagggtggtagctagccatggccgaagccccccaccagccagacctggaccaattaagaaaatcttaattgaCACAGCCAGGGAtggaatccaggacctccgtcttgtaaatctacgccacggaggccgtcactggGCTCATactaagtactagcggacgcccgcgactttgtccgcccttagacctctttaatccggccctatcgctaAATCCATTcatagcggatacctactaactatataCTACCTCTCTACCAAAT
This genomic stretch from Bicyclus anynana chromosome 14, ilBicAnyn1.1, whole genome shotgun sequence harbors:
- the LOC112057891 gene encoding uncharacterized protein LOC112057891 isoform X2; this translates as MNDIGIKIVESPKDRLAEVSPGEIASENEVDPLSIDEAKDPLSINDKVGGEKESCDDDANASVSETDKDYHSSQLCDTVKEVQLKEVDSPVTIIEENVVALETTYEANKLGVIEIVEAKDTDDPIEVNEKEAPQVSKGAKLDDKLPVEPDVEMTEVPVGKVDKNLKSNLQPVNGDISKDEQSGKRRASEDVDKDSPLKKLCAEVEKTFPQHDTMINDYIQTATKNNIDEIQRHTEQLLSEIQTLRELAQKKEHEWNNILHLKKVKEEILLRLLRRKQVLSFEKNAEVNGSERTDPFDYLNQAKNLAIDKSDEISGLSIKQPGSMVNPMIQPIMPVTSHFNPMSGLPPPYDKAAHMQAMPKPVFPQALMMPGPMPVYPRDMNGQLTNSYGLPMGRQGPTKDVKSIIADYRQRNPDITPRRGRRMKSMVNPNMMNTPRPIAPKMDNMNNLSNLNMLFNNLDMNQKAMLERLQQIQTGTLPNGLSFKDVLVQFANMQQSNAGSMPNRPLDLNRPEHHRPDLPRPERRRERPQEEAHTSVKQPERVATASPRLPPPPPYPEISLLPVTTSQETSQTQQQNSLLHGILTKNCGEITITPVQPTAPEPPPEKAEVVQLEEEESVASSESGASGASAASAASAASATSGASGRLVIDESADDAPTCQGCRSRLAQFVCAGCANQWYCSRDCQVAAWDDHSEMCSG
- the LOC112057891 gene encoding uncharacterized protein LOC112057891 isoform X1, whose product is MNDIGIKIVESPKDRLAEVSPGEIASENEVDPLSIDEAKDPLSINDKVGGEKESCDDDANASVSETDKDYHSSQLCDTVKEVQLKEVDSPVTIIEENVVALETTYEANKLGVIEIVEAKDTDDPIEVNEKEAPQVSKGAKLDDKLPVEPDVEMTEVPVGKVDKNLKSNLQPVNGDISKDEQSGKRRASEDVDKDSPLKKLCAEVEKTFPQHDTMINDYIQTATKNNIDEIQRHTEQLLSEIQTLRELAQKKEHEWNNILHLKKVKEEILLRLLRRKQVLSFEKNAEVNGSERTDPFDYLNQAKNLAIDKSDEISGLSIKQPGSMVNPMIQPIMPVTSHFNPMSGLPPPYDKAAHMQAMPKPVFPQALMMPGPMPVYPRDMNGQLTNSYGLPMGRQGPTKDVKSIIADYRQRNPDITPRRGRRMKSMVNPNMMNTPRPIAPKMDNMNNLSNLNMLFNNLDMNQKAMLERLQQIQTGTLPNGLSFKDVLVQFANMQQSNAGSMPNRPLDLNRPEHHRPDLPRPERRRERPQEEAHTSVKQPERVATASPRLPPPPPYPEISLLPVTTSQETSQTQQQNSLLHGILTKPAPPASQSYSPTLAKLLTSPERKQSTNTPPLPSFGQAKNCGEITITPVQPTAPEPPPEKAEVVQLEEEESVASSESGASGASAASAASAASATSGASGRLVIDESADDAPTCQGCRSRLAQFVCAGCANQWYCSRDCQVAAWDDHSEMCSG